The region TTGGCAATAAGTGACAGCACAGTAGAACAGCTTTATGAAACGGCCTGCTTTTTACAGGTAGGAGTGTTTTATTTTGAGTATGAAATAACTGCTGCTAATctctgaacctttttttttttcttgttaaatagTCTTCTCTGTTTAGTCATTTCAAAATACCCTTCTTCACTTTGCTCAGTACAGACAGCAGTTGCTTGCCAGATAGGTTTCCTGTACCCATCCCTCCTCGCTTTACGGTCCCTGTGGAGGGTGGATGTAAAACAGTGCACTTCTGACATTCAGAAAACGAGTTTCTCCAGCAGACATAATGATGTGATGTACCTGATCTGTATGGGGCAGCCGAGTAAGTCACGGCTGTATTTCTGTGTATGTACAGTATTCCAGGCCTAAGCTCTGTTGTTCGGCACTAAATGCGGGTACTTCTCCTTGCTGCAGGTATGTGAAGGAATAGATTGTATGCAGTAATACTgagtgtgttttttctttgcattacAGGTAGATGATGTGTTACAGCAGTGTAGAGAATACTTAATcaaaaaaattaatgcagaaaattgTGTGCGTCTGTTAAGTTTTGCTGATCTCTTCAGCTGTGAAGAGTTAAAACAGAGTGCTAAAAGGATGGTAGAGCACAAGTTCACAGCTGTGTACCACCAGGAGGCTTTCATGCAACTGTCACATGATCTACTGATAGATATTTTAAGCAGTGACAATTTAAATGTGGAAAAGGAGGAGACAGTTCGTGAAGCTGCTATGTTGTGGCTGGAGTACAACACAGAATCACGATCGCAGTATTTGTCCTCTGTTCTTAGCCAAATCCGAATCGATGCACTTTCAGAAGTGACACAGAGAGCCTGGTTCCAAGGCTTACCACCCAATGATAAATCGGTGGTGGTGCAAGGACTGTACAAATCCATGCCTAAGTTTTTCAAGCCCCGACTTGGTATGACGAAAGAGGAGATGATGATTTTCAttgaagctgctgctgaaaacCCTGGTAGTCTTTATTCTTCTGTCTGTTATAGCCCCCAGGCAGAAAAAGTTTACAAACTGTGCAGCCCTCCGGCTGACTTGCATAAGGTTGGGACGCTGGTAACTCCCGATAATGACATCTATATAGCGGGTGGGCAAGTCCCTCTGAAAAACACGAAAACTAATCACAGTAAAAGCAGCAAACTCCAGGCTGCCTTCAGAACTGTGAATTGCTTTTACTGGTTTGATGCACAGCAAAACACTTGGTTTCCAAAGACACCGATGCTCTTTGTTCGTATAAAGCCATCCCTGGTCTGCTGTGAAGGATACATCTATGCAATTGGAGGGGACAGCGTCGGTGGAGAGCTCAACAGGAGAACTGTGGAGAGGTACGATACCGAGAAGGATGAGTGGACCATGGTAAGCCCGTTGCCCTGCGCGTGGCAATGGAGCACGGCAGTGGCTGTTCACAACTGCATTTACGTCATGACACACAACTTGATGTACTGTTACTTCCCCAGGTCAGATGCTTGGGTAGAAATGGCTATGAGACAAACAAGTAGGTGTtttgcttcagctgctgcttttggagACAAAATCTTCTATATTGGCGGACTGCATATTGCCAGCAATTCTGGTGTAAGGCTCCCAAGCAGTACTGTAGATGGGTCTTCCGTCACTGTGGAAATCTACGACGTGAATAAAAACGAGTGGAGGATGGCAGCCAACATCCCTGCCAAGCGGTATTCCGACCCGTGCGTTCGAGCCGTTGTCATCTCTAATTCTCTGTGCGTCTTTATACGAGAAACCCATATGAACGAGAGGGCCAAGTATGCCACCTACCAGTATGACCTGGAACTCGATCGCTGGTTCCTAAGGCAGCATATATCGGAACGTGTGCTGTGGGACTTGGGGAAGGACTTCCGGTGCACTGTGGGAAAGCTGTATCCATCCTGCCTTGAAGAGTCCCCATGGAAACCTCCAACGTACCTCTTCTCACCAGATGGAGCTGATGAATTTGAGCTGGATGGGGAGATGGTTACTCTGCCACCCGTATAGCTCCCAGATTAGACTGCACAGCCGATCCTGTGCTCAGTTACCTTGAAAGGAAAGGTTGTGAAAGAACAGGTCTGGAAACAGAAATGCCAGACCTGTCCTTCATGAGTTGTATTTTTAGGCCCTACCTAACACTTGCCGCCATTCAGTATGAATCAGTAAAATGAGCAGATATGCTTCCATAATCTGAAATACTATTATCTGGTAATTGAGAAACATATATGTATATCATGAGCTTAAGCATCTGACTTGTCTAAAGAATTACTTTCTAGTTCTATGAATTCTCCGTTCAGGAAAATTAGCTTCAGAAAAAAGTAGTTACTGTTTCTAGGATGATGTCACAACTCTTCTGAAAGTAGCTTCCAGTTATATTTGAACTACTTCTGGACATTCTACTCAAGTGCTAGTTATATAATTGTCAGTGTGGCCTAATTAAAGGACTGTGCTGCACTTACTTAATACTAATATCCATGTTGGTATAGTAAtgccattaaaagaaaaagaaacaaatcccATGGATCTACCTGTGGTAGGAAGGGTAGATCTTCCATTGTATGGTAACATGCAGGGCAAAATGACTGCAGGTTCAGTCAAGCTGTATTATTAGGTGCATGTATTCTATTTTCACTAACTTATACCTGTCTATTTAGAATACAGGTCTTCCAAGCAGCTGGTAGTTTACCAGGTGTGGACTTAAGTTGCTGGGCTTGCAATAGGGATTGTCAGCCCTCATAGTGCGGGTCTGTGTGGAGCTTTAATCGGTAAATGTCTCCACATTCTGTATTACAGTAACATTGGCTCATGTATATTACTTCCTGCTGCTGATGTATTTTTCCATTGTAAAACAAAGTTTTAGTGTGGATTAACCAggtctttattttctgttaatttaatAACAAGCATTACTGTAGTGTGATTGTGTAGAGATACCCCTTAGCTGTCAGGTTTTTTACTTTGGGGGGAGCATACTGTTCAGGAATATCCTGTGCTCTGCGTGCAGGAGAGCAGATGACTAGTGCTGCTCTGGCATTAATCCCAGGAACCACTAGCAGTAGCGGGGCGCCGCCAATCTAACATGAACACAGGTGCTTCATGACAAACCTTACTAGCATGTTCAGCTGCATCATGTTCTGGCACTGTATTTTGAATgacattaatttattaaaaaagactGAATCCAACTGAGTTTGAGCGTCCTTTCTGGTGGTAGTTGATACTGTTATGACACCCTCCCACCACACACCTGCTGCTAGCAAGTAGTTTGTTAAAGACAACCTGAAAGGGTTAAGCTACAAAAAGCCTGGAGACAAACACAGTAGTTGACTGAGCTTATGGGGCAGTGAAAGCTGGAAATTAGGTGGTAGGCTTATATGGAACTTGAATCCCCCACTATGATTTTTGTAAATCGGCACTTCTCCTGTCATGGGACAAATTCTGCTCTGCTAAAAGGGAAGGATAACAGCCACTAAGGAGGTAATGAGGAATCTTTCCAGAAGCTCAGAAGATGAGACctattttcagtctttaatagcaagagcACATTTATTTACTCCCTCACCCAGACTGCTGCTggcttttctgtagttctgttCGTTATTccagtaaatacatttttcaacAAAGACAACACCTGTGTATTTCTGTGGCTAGGTCTCAAGtggatttaaaatgttttgtcttgTACAATTCTTAAAGGTTTGACTGGAAAAGGGACTTCAGATAAGAAACCTGCCTTCTATAACACTCTTCCTAATGCTTTGGCATTTTCTATCATGTAGGGATTTATGGGACCCAGAATAACAATGGCTTCAACAGAAAGAGGCaagttactaattttttttattaagatgaCATAACATGTTTGCACTTACCACTGTTGtcacttttgttttttaaaaaacacctgaACTGCTTATCCAAGAGGGGAGAAGCAACTTGGGATCCTGCTGGTAGGTCTGTTTATATTTCAAAGTAAATTTGACTACAAATTAGGTGACTAAACTGTAGTGGCTGTAGGTCAAAGTTGCCTTGCAGAACCTGAAGGACTGTCCTTGATTTTATccatttaggaaaatattttcagatactGATAGTCTACATGACTTCCTGCTAGCCTgcattttttatgtatttttatattgtttctagatattgcttgcattttttgtattttatatggTCTAAGATACAGTaccttatttaaaattaatttactgtcAATAATACAGTACTTAAAGACTAGCCCTGTGTTGAACTGTTCTCCAGTGCCTCTCTTTTAGTTGCTCGCTTATACAACTAGTTGCTGCAGTTGTTATTCAACCCTGAAGGAAAACACAGCTGGCAAATGCTACTCTCAAGTCTGAATTCTTTCCTTGCATAATTTGAGAAGGAAACTGTGCAGGCAAAGCatcatgtgcctggaaatggtcACTGGTGGTACAGTGAGAGAAAGATCTATGTGGGAACAAAgacaacagctgaaaaaaattcatttttcctttcataaataGAGTGAATATGATTAAAGCCTTCACAGAGTTCCAAACTAGTATCTTACTACAAAGCTTCAGCTTAATACTAGCCTGTTCAGCCTGTGCTTGGCTTTGAAGTACATTCACATACAAGGTTCATTGAATCAACTCTGTATGTCCTCAAGCTTTGTGGTATTTGCAAACACTTTGCTGCTTTGCTGGTAGAACTACTTTAAGTTAGTCCTACATAGCTTCAGTTCCCCCTGCCTGAAGTAATAAAAAGGAGGGACCTAGCCTCTGCTAATATTTAATGCATCCAATgatttttacagttgtttaagTACAATTCTAATTGCAAGTTTAATTTTTGTTCTAGGGGAGCCAGTCAGATCAGGGGCAGTGAACTGTGTCAAGCTTTACAGAGAACAAGGTTAGATGGATAGTTCACTTTGGGGGAAAGTAATTTGAGAAAATACTaaagattgttcttttttttttttttacaatttaaaGCACTGCCTAGTTTGAAGCATTGCTTTCTGCAACATTCCTCACTTCTCAGTGCTTCTGTTAAGATGACCAGCACCAGCTAAGGACCACCTGTGGGCAAATCTGCAGACTACTGGACTTGGGAGCAGGCTTGTGTTCTTCCTCTGTTTCCTATTTACAGCTACCttcaaattgttttctttttgggtCTGGATTCCTACATAAGGCAGACTGAAACAGGCTCATCCTTAAAACCAGCTTATTTCTACTTCATGCTCAACATCAGCCAGACAAAGTTCTGTTTAGTTCCACTCCAGAATTACTTAAAATATCTCCCTCCTCCAACATTTACACGCGTATAATTCAGCCAGGCAGAGTTCTTACTCACAGAGCTTGtaactgggaggaggaggagtactAACAGACTGAGTAAAACACAGGGATCCCTCCTGACAGTGGGAGGCAGGCTGTATGAAATGTGTACATCTTCACACAGCTCCCAGGTTCTGGGAGGTGAACAGCCTGAGCCAGCAGCTGACAGCCAGACCTGGGTCAGTACTGGGCTACAGAAACTCTGACCTGGAAGAAAGAACTAACAGCAAAGACGGGACAGGCATGAAGGGGAAACAGTAACGTCATCTCTGTGCCTGCTTTCTGCTCTAAAACACGTAGTGCTGCTGTGGCTTGGCCTAACTTGTGAAACTAGGTAGGTACTTTTGTTTCAGCAAGGGAAGGGTTTAGGCTTTGTACATGACACCAGTATTGAGGTGCTAAAGTGTGACTGGTCATCTGAAACATAACATGGCTTCAACTCTTAAAATAGTAAACTCCACTGAATACATACATGTGCTCTGCTGGTTCAATATGACCAAAGAGGCAGTAAACAGGTTCTAAAAATGCAGACTAAAGTCTAGCCAGATGATGTGCTAAACATCAAGCTAAATCTTGATGCTGAGATTTTATGTAAGAAGGGCAAGAGGTAGGGCTAGCTAATTTGACTCAGAACATGTTTCTattgaagtgaaaaaaaaattcagcagcaGTTTCCACAGTTTAAGATTGGACATATTCTTCCATCAGCTCTTTGGCACAGCATTACACACATCAAATCCATACACAATTTATCACTCGGTAACCACAGATCCTATTAGGTAATACATTAAACTCAGCATTATTTTGCCACTTTCTGATATGCCTGAACTTTTAAATTCTCCACTGTGTTTCTGTGTGCATTTCTAAAGTCTCTGAATTTAGAAATGAGAGACTGAGTTTGCTTCTTTAGTATTTTCCATCTGTTTCACATAGTATGCAAGTGATGTTATTCCACATatgtttttaagacaaaataCCTTTACATCTGCCTTCACTTTAGATAATTTTCCTTCAGTCTAAACACTCTTACTTGATTTTCTTCATGCTCACCTGATCTAGAAAGCAGTGCTGTTTCCTTGGTGATTTAGATTAAGACAAGAGAAGaagattttctcctcttttttgaGAAGTGGATGTTCCCTGCTATTATTGAGGCAAATAGTAATTATGCTTTCATCAATATTAGTCAATAAATTCAGGCAGGGAAGTAAcaaaaataccttattttctAGCAGTTGATTTTAGACTAGTATAAGAGGAGCAATGTATGATTAGGTTCAAAATTGCCTATCTCAAAGGACTCAAGACAGTTAGACTTCCAGGTTGCATCATTAAGATACCTGTGTACAGATATTTATTCCCCACAAGACCAGAAACATCAAAGAATGAAAGCTCTGTGCCACCTTTAAGTCAGTCTCTCCTTTACTATAGTACTAAAGACTCAAAACACCATGAAGCAATTTGTCATACATCTTTATTCATAGTACAATAATGTAGTGTACTCTCCATGTTGCCCTTTTTGATGAAAACTAAATACCTGCAAGGAAGTAAAATTACACTGCATAAACAAGACCATGTAAATTTATCTTTCAGTGTGCTTGCACAACTACTTGTGTTAcatctttattaataaaatgacCAAAGGAGGGCTGTGAAAGAATGCCAGGAATTGTTCAAGGAACTGTTAAAGCTGACCGAGTGACCCTGAAAAAGCAACACTAACTGAGGTAAGTGCAGCAGAGGACACCATAAAACCATCAAACAGGGAAATGCCAAGATAAGTGTACAGGAACAAAAGCGGCCAATTGAACCAAGGAGAGAACTACTTGAACCATGAGTGAGCTTTCCTCATTAACACAGTGAAAACCTACCCTCGAGGGGGGAAAAGCCCCCCACCAGGACAACCCTTCCTCACTGAACATGCAGAGTTGAAAAAGAGGATCCCATGACTTTAAATCGAGAGGAGGCATGTTGTTAACTAACCAGGAACAAAATGATAAGAAACTACCCACCAGTCATTACAGTAAACGTGTATTTGTGTAGTTTGAAGTGTAGAAATATGTTGTGTGCAG is a window of Athene noctua chromosome 2, bAthNoc1.hap1.1, whole genome shotgun sequence DNA encoding:
- the KBTBD2 gene encoding kelch repeat and BTB domain-containing protein 2, with product MSTQDERQINTEYAVSLLEQLKFFYEQQLLTDIVLIVEGTEFPCHKMVLATCSSYFRAMFMSGLSESKQTHVHLRNVDAATLQIIITYAYTGNLAISDSTVEQLYETACFLQVDDVLQQCREYLIKKINAENCVRLLSFADLFSCEELKQSAKRMVEHKFTAVYHQEAFMQLSHDLLIDILSSDNLNVEKEETVREAAMLWLEYNTESRSQYLSSVLSQIRIDALSEVTQRAWFQGLPPNDKSVVVQGLYKSMPKFFKPRLGMTKEEMMIFIEAAAENPGSLYSSVCYSPQAEKVYKLCSPPADLHKVGTLVTPDNDIYIAGGQVPLKNTKTNHSKSSKLQAAFRTVNCFYWFDAQQNTWFPKTPMLFVRIKPSLVCCEGYIYAIGGDSVGGELNRRTVERYDTEKDEWTMVSPLPCAWQWSTAVAVHNCIYVMTHNLMYCYFPRSDAWVEMAMRQTSRCFASAAAFGDKIFYIGGLHIASNSGVRLPSSTVDGSSVTVEIYDVNKNEWRMAANIPAKRYSDPCVRAVVISNSLCVFIRETHMNERAKYATYQYDLELDRWFLRQHISERVLWDLGKDFRCTVGKLYPSCLEESPWKPPTYLFSPDGADEFELDGEMVTLPPV